The genomic region CTGCGCTGTACGCTGCGCAGGCTCCAATGGCGCAGGGCAAGCTGGACGAGGCCACCAAGGCGCTCGACAAGGTGGCCAAAAGCTATTCGGGCACGGCGTCCGGCCAGCAAGCCGCGCTCCTTCTGGCGCAGACGCTGTTCGAGCAGAAGAAGTATGCCGAGGGGATCGCATCACTCGAGAAATCGGCTGGCGGTGCTAGCGCGGATTTCAAGGCGTCGATGGAATCGATGATTGCGGTCGGCTACGAACTTCAGGGCAAGTTGGCCGATGCGGCCACGCACTACGGCAAGGCCTCGGCGGCGGCGAAGTTCGAGAACGACAAGAACAATTACAAGGCGTCCGAAGCGCGCAGCCTGATGGCCGCCGGCAAGAACGCGGAAGCCCGCAAGATCTGGGAAGAGCTCGCCAAGTCTGACAGTCCGGCGGCGCAGGAAGCTAATGTGCGCCTTGGCGAGTTGGCCGGCGCGGGCAAGAACTAATCGACTGGCGATCAAGCGAATCGGCTCGATGTGGATGCACATTAGAGCCAACGATTTGTGAGCTTGCAGTTTGCGGCGGTCCGGAGAAGCTCCGGGCCGCCGTTCTGTTTGTCGGCAGGGTCGTAGAGGTAAACACGACACTAATGCGTCCACAACACGACCGCATAGGGTCATACTGTGGGTAATTGAACTCAGCTTATATGCGTATAATACATGTTATGTAAACCATTGTTGGTGGATAACTGTGGGAAACAATTTGGGGATTTGTTCATCGCGCTGTGGATGAACGCCGCAACACTCTGCGCTGCCGTCGTTTAGGCGATCCCTGCATCTCGCGATGCTTAGCGACAGCTCACGAACCGTAAAGCTGTCCACCTTCCCACATGGATTGTGTGATCTGGGCCGCATGAGTCCGCGCAACGCGCCGGACCGCTCCTTCGCTCGCCGCGCCGTAGCGCGACGGCCCGTCAGATCGACTCGATCACGCCGCGGAAGACTACGCGGCCTTCGCCACGAAGCGTCGGCCCAAACCCCGACTCCGTGGCCGCCAGACGCACCTCAAGGTCGCGACCGGAGCTGGTGCGAATCGTGATGGTCGAGGCCGTCGCAAGGCCCCAGACCGCCAGCAACACGGCCGTCGCGACGGCGCCCGTGCCACAGGCCAAGGTTTCGCCTTCGACGCCCCGTTCGAACGTTCGGTACCGCCAGTGGCCGCCGGCTAACGGCGATACCCAATTCACATTGGCCCCAGCGGGCCCAGACGCGGCGTGTCGCCGCAACATCGGCCCGCGCCCTTCCACATCCACCCGATCGGCGTCCGCGCACAGAATCACGAGGTGCGGAATTCCGGCGACGGCGAAGCCGATGCGCACTTCGCCCTCGACCAGGTCGATCGGCATGGTCGGTCGGACCGCGCTGACCGGCTGGAGGTCGATCTCGGGCAAGCCCTCGTCAAGACGGCTGGCAATGAGGCCGGCCGGCGTGGTGAGCGTCATCCCCGAGTCCGCCGCAAGACCCAGCATCGCGGACATGGCCGTAGAACAGAGCGTCGCGTTGCCGCAGAGATCGGCTGGGGTTCCGTCACTGTTGAAGTAATGAATCCGCACGTCCGCATCTGGATGCGCCGGCTCGAGCACGACAATTCCGTCCGCGCCGATACCATTGTTCCTATTGCAGATAGACTGGATCATCTCAGGTGATGTCACACGTTCGAGCGACACATCACGGCCGTCAAAGAACACGAAATCGTTGCCGGATCCCGTCATCTTCGCGAACGGTATACCTCGTAGCGTCGACGAAGGCGTCGTCACGCGTTCCCCGTAATGGCCCACCAGCGTAAGCGCCACACCATCCATATGGCCTCCCGAACGATTCGCTTGGACATCTTCGACTCGCCTTCGGTACGATCGTGGAACACGATCGGAATCTCAGCAATGCGGAAACCGCGCTT from Gemmatimonas sp. harbors:
- a CDS encoding tetratricopeptide repeat protein; protein product: MAQSSRSASSSSSLSDDPMEKLGDWFQSNSRPIGMAAGGIAVAALAIFGYRSYSTGQNAKASTALYAAQAPMAQGKLDEATKALDKVAKSYSGTASGQQAALLLAQTLFEQKKYAEGIASLEKSAGGASADFKASMESMIAVGYELQGKLADAATHYGKASAAAKFENDKNNYKASEARSLMAAGKNAEARKIWEELAKSDSPAAQEANVRLGELAGAGKN
- the dapF gene encoding diaminopimelate epimerase, whose amino-acid sequence is MTGSGNDFVFFDGRDVSLERVTSPEMIQSICNRNNGIGADGIVVLEPAHPDADVRIHYFNSDGTPADLCGNATLCSTAMSAMLGLAADSGMTLTTPAGLIASRLDEGLPEIDLQPVSAVRPTMPIDLVEGEVRIGFAVAGIPHLVILCADADRVDVEGRGPMLRRHAASGPAGANVNWVSPLAGGHWRYRTFERGVEGETLACGTGAVATAVLLAVWGLATASTITIRTSSGRDLEVRLAATESGFGPTLRGEGRVVFRGVIESI